The sequence TGGTCAaacattataaatttataatactTGATCAGGGACCCCCCTACATCAtatccatgactatcattaagtgttgtaccttatgattcttgacaaatgtatcttttctttttatgcacactgagagcatatgcaccaaaggcaaattccttgtgtgtccaatcgcaattgaccaataaagaattatattctattccattccattccattccattccattccattctattctattctattctatgctatgctatgccatgccatgccatgccattcttttctattttctattattttcaattctattcagaatcctattctattcttttctatttgctattattttcaaTTCTATTCAGAATCCTTTTCTatactattcttttctattttctattctattcagaatcctattctattctattctattttctattattttcaattctattcagaatcctattctattctattattttctattttctattatattcagaatccaattctattctattctattctattctattctatttccatattctattctattcctttattattctattctattctattctattctattctattctattctattctattctattctattctattctatttccatattctattctattcctttattattctattctattctattctattaagagctGAAGAACGTCAAGTCTGAAAGTGGTTAAGGAGCCTTGCAAAGACTACATTTCCCAGAAGACCTTGGGTCCGAGCGCGGGGCGGGGCCCCAGAGGCTGGGCTCGTGCGTTGAGCAGCAGCTGCTGTTGTTGCGACTCGCGCCCTTCCTTGGCTCTGCTGCCCAAGGACCaggtgttttatatatataagggAGAAAAATCCCTTTGCCCTTTTCCCGGGACCAACCAGAGCTGGCCGCTTGGAGTCTTTGCAACCATGCCAGGCGGTTTTCTGTCCCTCCAGCAGCAGAGGTTGCTTGGCAGTCTAGGGAGGCTGTGGAGGGAGTGGGGCGGGCGCCCCATCgctgtccaggcgggtgggaggCAAGGGGACGGGGCCAGGTTCCCCTTGGGCAAAGCTGCCAGCCGGTGGGTGTTTGCACAGGGCATCCGGAGCTGGGCTGTAGCTGCCCCCTTGGCCATGGCTGCTAAGGTGGATTTGACCACGTCCACTGACTGGAAGGAGGCTAAATGTAAGTGTGAAGGGCAGAGTGCATGGTTGTGAGTGTGTGTCTTTGCAAGTCCTTGCCCTGGCTGCatctccttccaggagtccctcGCTGAGCTTCTGCAAGCCTCCCCAACCTTTGCTGGCTTGCAAACTGGCTTGCACCCCCTTTAATTTCCCGACTCTGCCAACCTCCCGAGCTTGGTTTTACTTCGATAAGACTGTAGTTTGTTTAAGGCAACTTGGCATGTGACTGCAACAAGAAAGGCTGCCGAGAACTTAGCTGAACATCCTCGGATGGAGTTCGCACTCTTTAGATCCTGCCCggaagttttgttgttgttgtcagttgtgaagtcgtgtctgacccatcctgaccccatggaccacgttcctccaggccttcctgtcctctaccatcctctggagtcccttgaagctcacgccgactgcttcagtgactccatccagccaccttgttcccttcttctttggccctccatcgttcccagcatgaggctcttctccagggagtccttccttctcattaggtggccaaagtgtttgagtttcctcttcaagatctggccttctaaagagcagtcagggttgatctcctctaggaccgactggttggatcgctttgcagtccaagggactcacaggagtcttctccagctccatagttcaaaggcctcaattctttggcgcacagccttttcttatggtccaactttcacagccatccattgcccTGAAGTTAAGGAACCTTAAAATGGgccagtttattattattttttaaattatgttttacaGGAAAACGGCTGATGAGTGTGGACCTTATAAAAATGCTTGTCCGTAAAAGCACAGAGGCAGAGGGTATATCCTGTCAATTACAGTAACTGAAGAAaagcccttggaggtcttttagtccaatcccctgtttaagcaggagatgctatctatcccatcccagaaaaatggctgtctactctcttcttgaaaacctccagtgatggagcacttacaacttctggaggcaagccattccactgattaattgatctgggatatagaataacaataacagagttggaagggcccttggaggtcttctaatccaaccccactgctcaacaggaaaccttatataccatttcaaacaaatggttgtcctgtctcttcttaaaaacctcccatgTTGGAgaaccttctggaggcaagttgtccctctgattaattgttctgtcagaaaatttctcattaatTCTACAGACAAGAGCCTGAACTGCATGTTATATGGTTCATTGTAGGATGATaattgtaataattgtatttttattagataGACTGGTATGAATCAGTACATCTCCACTTGGAAGTTTGCTGCTTCTGCAAACGGTTTTCTGCAGTTAACTGTAACTGCATTGCATTCTGGGAGCTTTCCTAGGTTGCTTGCAAATAAAATACCTTGCAAAACATTGTAGGAAATTGGAATGATATTCTAGGAAGCCAGCTGCAAGCAGTGGTTTCTCCCTGCCCCCCAGGCCCAGGCCTGTCCTGGTGCCCTCCTCACatgtgaattttttttccaaCATGTGTATATCCAACATTTTTTAGATGAAATGAGGGGCTTGGATGAAATGCTGGTGGGAATCCTGGGAGATATAGTCTCTGAACATCGATCCGGAGGTCTCAAAGAGAAATTGCAGCTTTTGCAAGGAACGAGTTCTACTGGAACTTGATCTAAAAGGCACTTTATTTCGTACTTTAAACCATCCTTCCGAAGATTTGCTGCTTCAAATCAACCATACctggcatttcttttctttttttaatttgaacatttcatcttccattaaacagtgtgtcgtctgggtacaaatatctctgtgcaatcAGAATTTATGGTATTCATTACATGGATGTTCTCTAATCTTACAATAATAGTAAGCATAATAAACCTATTCATTTCTCCCTCTTAACGtatcttctaataagaatataataatattaaacacAGTAGTCTTAACAGTCATATTTGTAAGAATCATCATACTGTTTACATctctatcttaacatattttctgtatttcacCGATCTCCATTTATTTCTAACTTCTATTTTTGTTCTCCAACCATCTCTAAAATAGCTCCTAtcatgtcatataatattcagtttgttctttctcctgtaTAGCCAGCGttgatctattcatttctgcatattCTAATATCTCCTGTATAGTCAgcgttaacctattcatttctgcgcattgtaatattttcctaatcacagtCTCATCACTAGGAATCTCTTCAGTCTTTCAGTTTTGTGCAAAtaaaattctagctgcagttagcaCATGTATGATTAAATATGCATTCCCTTTACTATAGGTttcaggtaaaatccccaacaaaaatatttctggttttaagtcaATGTGCTGCTATATCAACCACCTTTGTATttttaatccaatatttttttgcttctacacatgtccaccacatatgacccaagtgtctggtggcatttccaacatttagcagatTTATCTGCCAGTTCTTCTTGGTCGTGGAAAAGAAACTTCCGCCCCATTTTTATTAAATTCCCACACTGCCCGCCTTACCAAAGTGGCTCTAGTAGGCGGTTTACATATAAAAACTGTTAAAAGAAACATAGTTAAAACAAAGATGGGAACTTTTAACCTAAGGATAAAACAGAGACACCTAAGGATAAAAAAGAGACACggttaaaataaatgtttatttttaacagaACTGTAAAGAGAGACATGGttacatgtttattttttaacacaACAGTGCAAAGAGACATGGTTACATGTTTATTTTTAACTTAAAGGTAAAAAGAGACCtagttaaaatgtttatttttaacataagggtaaaaaaaaacccaacaacacgttaagtcactttcttcactgttgttgtaactttggtcccgAAATGAACACTTGTCAGTCTTTAGCACTGCCTGTACTTGATTtctatttaatgtttaatttaatttgatcTTTAAAGCCTGTGCTTTACGAAGTTTGTAAGCTACCCAAAGTGACTGAGGCGACAGAGTCGCTTTTAGAGAGAGAGGGGCAGCGTATTAAATtaaatgtaatgaataaataaataaaaaagaggctGCCATTTGCAATGAGCAGGCAATGGAATGCTCAGGGCCTCGGTTGCCTAGCAACGGGCCTGGGACCTGGTCCCTCTCCTGGACTAGGCCTGCATCCATCCTTTTGAGGAAAATGTCCTCTTGAGGGACCTTtttttggtgttttatttttgtttgtttgcaaaaaaactgggcttttcaaaaaaaaaaccttgaaagggTTTGAGGACCAGCAGTTGAAAAGGAGCCCAGCCTCTCTGAAGGGCTTTGGGAGATGGCTTTCTTTGCGTCCCCACTGAGGAAGCTGGTTCCCTCAGAGCAATGGCGGCCGGCCTAAGAAAATAGGCCCCTTTCTCGAAGGCTGGTTTTTGCTCCCCAAAAGGAGAGcaaaatctgtccatttctgagcTCTGACCGGGGACTGAGGAATGGCCCTGTGTGTCCCTGGCTCTGGGGAGGCCTGGAAGCGGTTTGGTGCCCAAGGTGGGCATTGAGGAAGGGGTTTCCTTGGGAATAAATTCCCCATTTCTGAGAAGAGTTGATTATAATCAGTTCGGTGGGCAACACACTGCAGGGTGTCATGTACACCGAGCAAGTTCATTCCTCAGTTCTTGCACATCCATGTTGCAAAAAAACACTCTGTTTAGGTTAGGATAAGTATTTATTCCCTTATTTAATACCTCCTCATTTCTTCAacttgtgtgtgttgtgttgtacTGGCTGTATAAAGGGgtattatatatttctttctttctttccttctttctttctttctctctctctcctctttctttctttttctcctttctttcccctccctccctcctttctttctttctttctttctttctttctttctttctttctttctttcttttctctctctctctctctctcctctttctttctttttctcctttctttcccctccctccctcttttctttctttcttcttccttctttctctttctttttctttctttttctttcctttctttcctccctcctcctcctccctccctctctctttctttttctttctttctttctttttccttccttccttccttctttctctttctttttctctttctttttctcctttctttccttttctcctttcttttccctccttccttccttccttccttccttccttccttccttccttccttccttcctttctttctttctttctttctttccttattaaatttattgacaGCCCATCCTACAAAAGCTACCTCTGAGTAGTTTacaatattaagaaaataattttttataaaaCTTATACACAATAGcaactaaataataaaatagataataCACAATcctaactggggttttttttttagtttataggTAACTGTAACATGAACTTCATAGTATAAAAACTATAAAGGGTATTCTTTACTTCATAGATAACTCAAGGAGGTGAACATATACATAATAttcctttttcctcttattttccccacaacagtcctgtgaggtaggagggactggcccaaagtcaccagctgacTTGGCTAAGGCGAGATTAGAACTCACTGCCACCCACTTTCTAGGCtgacaccttaaccactacaccagactggctGTAGCTGCCATTGCTCGTCCTCATTCTGTGACTGCCTTGTTTAGTTCAGTTAcaatcaactcctaccctcaaaacgacgctatagagcactgcacgccagaacaactagacacaagaacagtttttcccagaaggccatcactgctaaacaaataattccatcaacactgtcaaactatttactgaatctgcactactattaatcttctcatagttcccatcaccaatctctttccacttatgactgtatgactataacttgttgctggcaatccttttgatttatattgatatattgaccatcaactgtgttgtaaatgttgtaccttgatgaacgtatcttttcttttatgtacactgagagcatatgcaccaagacaaattccttgtgtgtccaatcacacttggccaataaaaattctattctattctattctattctattctattctattctattctattctattctattctattctattctattctattctattcaatggtgGTCACAAAATAACTTTGCGACCAGGGCCTTGCATGGACAACCTTGCTAGGTCTGTCGAACAAAGGAAGACTGAAGTTGGATTGTAAACAGAATTCTGGTTTCGCATAGCAACCGCTTTGCTCAATGACCGAGTTGATGCTTCCACTAGACAaggactccctgacctccagataGGCTCAATTGTAGATTTTAGCTACTCCAAAAGCAAAATTTTTCACCAATGAGCTCTTTTAAGAACTGAAAACATTTTCTCTTGAAGTTGCAATACAGTCGCTTAAAAGTTATTCTTTTCTAACTGATACACAGCAAATTATGGcagatccccaccccacccccccgaatTTGGATCACTAAccactcttttctttctcccctgcTTTATCTTCCCATTCAGCATTTCTGAAAGGACTGAACAACAAACAGCGCCGTCCACATTACTTCACCAAAGATTTTGTCAAACTGAAGCAGATCCCCACATGGAAAGAAATGGCCAAaagtgagtcttttttttttttttttaaaaaagctgttttAAAATCAATGAGAGAGAAATATCTTCATCCCCCCCCCATCAGCATCATCATTTtcatctcttcctccctttcacGCCAGGCGCTCGGATCCAGCAACCCGAAGGAACCAATTACCCCAAGGATAATAATCTGAATGGGAAAATCTCCCTCTTCCGAGGAGACATTACCAAGTTGGAGGTTGACGCAATCGTCAATGCTGGTGAGTGAATGACGGTGGACCGGATCCCATTTGACCGGATCCCATTTGACTTTGTAGGGGGGCTGATCATGGCAGATAATGATCTTTGCATTCCTTGCCTGGGTTTAAGAATGGAAGAAAATGAACGGACATGCTcttggccaggggtctccaaacttggcgactttaagacttgtggacttcaactcccagaattctccagccagaattggcccacaagtcttaaagatgccaaattTTGAGACATGCTCGTGGCAAGATTTTGCAATTTCTGCAGTCCGAACTTCTCATTAAAAATAACCTGGATCCAAACTTTGCAGTGTTTTTAAGCTAACTACTATCATAGGAATGggggaaaagcaaacaaaaaccaTGTCAAAGTAGTGGATACATGTGTATAGTGTGCATATGTACAGTACATGTCGTAGGAAATAACTTTACAGTGTCTTGAGGTAGTTAGACCTCtgttctccaaccttagcaatttaaAGATgtacagacttcaattcccagaattctctcatcaatgactggggaattctggtagttgaagttcaCTCAGTTGGAAATTGCTGTGGTTGGGAATTGGTGAATTACACAACGGCCAAAGAGATCACAATCTGTCTGCTTGAAAATGTATATACGCACAGTAGAAACTTTTGAAGCCTTTGGAAGACAGAATATCTATAGAAAAGGAGCTAAGAGGACAAAGAAGTGGGGAAAAATGCAgtcataaataacaagaaaaaaatacatgtgATTGTATTGTCTCCTTCccaaagttaataaataaatgaccaaTTTTGAATGCTTCTATTCTTCGGAATTGGATGGTCAAACCAAAAGGTAAGtgaccagttttttttaaaattcagtgtGGTGGATtggcatgtattttttttaacaaaggtattttaaaaattgatctaTCACTTTTGTGctttaaactctttaaaaaacagatttgttGTGCTGGTTGTATGGCTTAAAAGTTGGGTGATTGGCGTCAAAGGTTGAGTTGCAGTAAGGTTTCCGTGAAACTTGGAAGTACTGGAAAACTTGACCAATGGCAAAACTAATTTTTCTCCATCTGCAGGAGTACCACCTTGTTTGAGTGAGTGAGTCAGTGGTTCTTTTGCTTGTGTCAATAGTTTGGAAATCGACAATGAAATGAGCACTCCAGTGTGTGCCCATAGGGGCATTCCTTTAAAACGAACGCTGCATGTACGGAATGCTAATATCCAGCCCATATGAAGAACAGAAGGGGAGAGATGGAAAAATAATTGATTCTATTACTGCCCCAACGGTATTTCTCTCTGACGTTTTCTGACAGAGCAGTCGTCAAAGCCTTTgcgactgccttgtttagcagccATTCGCGGCCACAACAGTgaggaaaaaaacaactttgcagccaggcctcacatTTACGACCTTGGCATGTCTGCAAAGCAAAAGAAAGTGGAAGGAAGATTTGCAACCACAGTtgtggtttcacttaacaaccatttttacTTAATGACCAGGTTGCTGGTGCCAATAGTGCTCGCTTAAACACGGACTGCCTGTATATTCTGTAGCATTTGCAATGTAAGATTTGAGGAAAGGGAGAAGAATTATGGCTGTTtaaagtaggaaaaaaaaccaTTCGTAGTTCTTACCAATCTCAGGCTTTACAACTCAGAGACGATCTGATTTTTAATTTCTGCCTGAAATATGATATACAGTAGTTGACTCAGCAAGACCTGGTGCCATTGCTTGCCATGAACACTGCGGGGCACCAAAGAATCAGAATTCAGCATTTGATTCAGGTTTGAATTTCGCCGGGACAAATAAATTAGCAGGTATTAGCGTTGTTTATAAGTCTTTGCTaacgagttgttgtttttttaacggaTGCTTCATCACTCTTTTCTTGTACATCATAATGTCCGCATGTCCTTAATTCATAGATAAAGTTGaatgtaaattattattttttaaaaaataatttttattaaagagtttgtctttaaaaacaacacaaaaaacaattacacacatataaaaacaaaacaagtcaAGACGTAACATATTGAATATTACATAAacacattataatattcattgttcttatctgCACATTTATATTCGTTTATATTCGTTTATATTGACATCTCTTTATGTCTCTTGTTCAGTTACTTTAAGTTTCATCAGTATTAAGTTAAATAGCTCTTGTTCTGAGCTTGTTTTTGAGccaactgtacattttattccatatttcataatattccgaatcctctctctctttcaactccatagtcattttatccatctctgcacactctagaattttcctaattactgtTTCGTCTGAGggtatatttttttgtttccaattttttgcgAATATGATCCTTGCCCCGTGCAAGTATAATATAGTGAAGGCTTTTGTTCATTTGCGGgtccagtattcctaataaaaacaattcaggtttcaaatcttattttttgctttgtaatttcttccagccatttttgaaTTTTACACCAATACTTCCTTGTGAtggggcacgtccaccacatgtggtagaatgtTCCGGATTTATGGTTTGCCTCTCCAACAATTAGGTGATAAATTTGGATACATCTTGGTGAATGTAAATTAAGGTTACCGACAATCCGATTTTATTTTCTAGCTGTGAAAAAAACCTAGCAGTAGTGATGTTTTCTTCCCTTGCTTTGATGCAATCCAATTTGTAGGTTTGCAGGGGGCTTGTCAGACTGGGTGGTCCGTGGCAGCTTAACCAAGCAAGCAGGGTGTTTATTTCCTTTTGACCGTGTCTCCCTGACAGAAATCTAACACAATCATGATCTCACAAGATACCAGATGTGTTGTTAACACCTCCCAAGACGCCAGCATATGTTAGCCAGCAACTGCATCGATATACTTCAatattatacttttaaaaaatgtaaatgataTTTTTGATTTCTACTGTATGGATGATTGAAAAAAACCTACCGGCGAGCAATTGGAAAGTTTTGTGCACAGGTTTAGGACAGAATAAATCCTGTGAGCGtacacaggtagttctcagcttacgaccacaactgaacaaAAAAATGTCTGTCACTaagcgagacgtttgttaagtgggttttggggcttttttgccccattttatgatctttctttccatagttgttaagtggctcactgcagttgttaagttagtcacgccgttgttgagtgaatctgcccttccccgttgactttgctggtcagaaggttgccaaaggggatcacgtgaccccgggatactgcgaccgtcataagtatgagtcagttgccgagcgtctgaacgTTGGTCCCataaccctggggatgctgctacggtcgtaagtgtgaaaaacaggtaaaaatccctttttttttcaatgaCGTAACTTTGAccggtcgaggactacctactcGATGTCAAAATTATATTGCAGGTGGCAAGCTTTTGTCTGTGTGTTTTATCTGCTGATTTAAatgtctccttgataagtttccatctgtggCTTCTTTTTACTATCCTACGATGCTTTGAAGAATCAGTggacccctcccctcttctttgtggcagcccctcaaataccagaAGAGTGCAAGCATGTTCCCCCTAACCCTTCTCTTCCTTAGACTGGACATACCTAGCTCCCTCAACCCTTCAttgatggtttagcctccagattgTGAGACCAGGACTGGAATTCTGCTTAGTGTTTCTCCTTCCATCCCCTGGCATTTTTTCCGTTGGGTCACCTGAGTAGCTTTCAACCTGATGTGGTCCTTGTAGAATCAtccatttcttctcttctctcctctcctctcctctcctctcctctcctctcctctctcctctctcctctcttctctcttctctccctccctctctcagagTTAAGGCACTGCGGGGGACCGGCTGGTGGGAAGATTGGCTTTGTGTTCTCCCAGCTGGGTGTTTtatggagagatggatggattgaGTGCCTGCGTTACTTTGGCATTACCAATCGTCGGCCACGGTTATCAGCCCGCCAAGTGCGGGGAGGCAAAAGCTCCAGGCAGCTATTAGAGTGGCAAATTGTCAACGCAGATTGGCGCATCTGTCACTCCAGCGGTCCAATTGCTGGCGGATGTTAGCTGCCAGTGGAGCTGGAACACAATCCGAGCTGCTGCTTAGGAGACCCGGGGTGGGCTGGCCTTGGTTGGTTTTGCTGACCCCTCTTCCCAGCAGCTGGCCTCACACTTAAAAAAAGTGTGTCTcttagaaggagaacttccccaCGGGGCTCCCCTAAAAACCCTGGTTTGTTTACCGCTGGTCAGTTGACAAAGCTGTAGTCAGCAGGATTCGCAGAATTGGCCGAGCAGCAGGCATTTGGTGGGCGGCTTCCCCTGAATTCCTTTTGGGATGGAGCTGTAACTATATAGTGGCTCAAAACTGGAAGAGTGCTTGCCTGCATTTGGCAAAAGGGAACTATGGCAATACATCGGCtttatggaaggaagggagggagggagggaggaagggaggaaggagaaaggggggagagagagagagagagagagaaagaaaggaaggaaggaaggaaggaaaaagaaagaaagaaagaaagagaaaagggggacagaagggagggaaggattagagggaaggagaaggcaagggaaggaaggaaaaggggagagaagggagggaggcaaggaaggaTTAGAggggaagggatggatggatggaaggaaggaaggaagaaggaagattagttgaaaaataaagaaaaatctggGTTTTGAGAAAGAATTTTGTAATCTCATTGCTCAGTAATTTCCATGGAGAACTGTTTGTTTTTATTGCctgcttttataataataataataataataataataataataataataataataataataataataataataatactataacaatatgataataatataactgcctgctttattattattaattattcattaaacatgaaactcagtcaactgaacattcaaaaaggcatcacaaatagcattgactggtgctaatggttgatatgggttgctgccagcaataataataatagtagtagtagtagtagtaataataataataataataataataataataataatactgccagcagcaacaacaacaactattattattattattattattattattattattattattattattattattattattattattattattattcaaggtgccaatcattttttatttatttttatttatttattttatttaaatttttataccgcccttctcccgaaggactcagggcggtgtacagccaaagataagaacagcaagtatacaaagttaaaatatcaatttaaaatacctattccataatggccgaattaaaaccgtcaaattgacctaacctaaaataccccatataaaattacaaagaattaaaactttaaaatttagaatttaaaaaatcagtccaatcccgcttgaataaataaatgagtttttatcaTACCAAATCATAccaaatactccttcctcctcctattttccccacaaccacaaccTTGTAAGGTAGGTTCGGCTGAGAGGGAAGGACtatcccaaagtcagccagctggctttcatgcctaaagcgggactagaactcatcatctcctggtgattaactCGAGATCACCCAGCCGATTTCCTTGCCTAAGCAGGGCTAGAACTCCCTatcccctggtttctagcctggtgccttcattaCCAGACCAAAGTGGCTCCCCTCAAACTCATTTCCTCTTTGTTCTCTACATCCTCTTTTCAATCCCACTTTCCATTttgtgggcgggtgggtgggaatCCGGAATTCCCCATCCTGACACCCCCCACTCCCCCGGCACGCAAAGCCAAAAAAACGGAGAAGTCGATTCTGCCTCCGTGGCTTTTGGTGCTGGGGAGCCAATTCCACCAGTCCAGGACTGACAGAATGAAATAGTGCTTAATTACCTGACATTAATTAACTGCATAATTAATCGCAGGGCCTGA comes from Ahaetulla prasina isolate Xishuangbanna chromosome 17, ASM2864084v1, whole genome shotgun sequence and encodes:
- the MACROD1 gene encoding ADP-ribose glycohydrolase MACROD1 isoform X2, coding for MPGGFLSLQQQRLLGSLGRLWREWGGRPIAVQAGGRQGDGARFPLGKAASRWVFAQGIRSWAVAAPLAMAAKVDLTTSTDWKEAKSFLKGLNNKQRRPHYFTKDFVKLKQIPTWKEMAKSARIQQPEGTNYPKDNNLNGKISLFRGDITKLEVDAIVNAANSSLLGGGGVDGCIHRAAGPLLKEECRSLNGCETGKAKISCGYRLPARFVIHTVGPIAQGQPSSSQQTELADCYKNSLKLALDNKLQTVAFPCISTGVFGYPNDAAAEVVLNTLHIWLEDHKDKVERLIICVFLEKDDEIYKEKLPKFFPIA